In Gammaproteobacteria bacterium (ex Lamellibrachia satsuma), a single genomic region encodes these proteins:
- a CDS encoding restriction endonuclease subunit S — MVSEWNEHRLDEVTELIVDCPHSTPKWTDLGVVVLRNQYIRNGRLDLTAPSYTTEDAYQDRIKRAIPTAGDLVFTREAPMGEVCQIPKGVRCCLGQRMVLMRANRKLIDPNYLLFSLQSPHLQHQISWNEGTGTTVSNIRIPNIKAFRIPTPPLNEQKAIAHILGTLDDKIELNRQMNATLEAMAQALFKSWFVDFDPVIDNALAAGHPIPEPLHKRAGKRVWTPDEGTRRVSAMDGANHPRAEARRALDDKRNPLPDAIQKQFPSRFVFNEEMGWVPEGWNPVKLGDYVTVKRGGSPRPIHDYLVNDGLPWVKISDATASSSRFLMDTKQFIKPEGLKKTVMLKKGELILSNSATPGLPMFLNLDACIHDGWLYFPKKTLFGDLYLYQLFFVVRNELLMQGNGSIFTNLKTDILKNHMVVLPCIKLLNEIEDRLDAMHQKSLFLQLETEFLTKLRDTLLPKLLSGQLHIPDADRLAANSGVGVGSADSDPRHVS; from the coding sequence ACTGATTTAGGTGTTGTGGTGCTAAGAAATCAATATATCCGCAATGGCCGCCTAGACTTAACCGCTCCAAGTTATACAACGGAAGATGCTTATCAAGACCGAATAAAACGCGCAATTCCAACTGCTGGTGATTTGGTTTTCACTCGTGAAGCGCCGATGGGCGAGGTATGCCAAATTCCAAAAGGTGTGCGTTGTTGTCTTGGTCAACGCATGGTCTTAATGAGAGCAAACCGGAAGCTAATCGACCCCAACTACTTGCTATTTTCCCTTCAAAGTCCTCACTTGCAGCACCAAATTAGTTGGAATGAAGGGACAGGGACTACTGTTAGCAATATTCGAATCCCAAACATAAAAGCATTTCGAATTCCTACTCCTCCACTGAACGAACAAAAAGCCATCGCCCACATCCTCGGTACCCTCGATGACAAAATCGAACTCAACCGCCAGATGAACGCCACCCTGGAGGCGATGGCGCAGGCGCTGTTCAAGAGCTGGTTTGTCGATTTTGATCCGGTCATCGACAACGCCTTGGCCGCAGGCCACCCCATCCCCGAACCCCTGCACAAACGCGCAGGAAAGCGCGTTTGGACGCCCGATGAGGGCACCCGAAGGGTGAGCGCCATGGATGGCGCGAATCACCCCCGCGCCGAGGCCCGCAGGGCGCTGGACGACAAGCGCAACCCCCTGCCCGATGCGATTCAAAAACAGTTCCCCAGCCGCTTTGTCTTCAACGAGGAGATGGGCTGGGTGCCGGAAGGGTGGAATCCAGTCAAACTTGGTGATTATGTGACCGTAAAACGCGGAGGCTCCCCACGTCCAATTCATGATTATTTAGTCAATGACGGGCTTCCATGGGTAAAGATCAGCGATGCTACTGCAAGTTCGTCGCGATTTTTAATGGATACTAAACAGTTCATCAAACCAGAAGGTCTTAAGAAAACAGTGATGCTAAAGAAAGGGGAGCTCATCCTTTCTAATAGCGCAACCCCTGGACTCCCAATGTTCCTGAATCTCGATGCTTGTATCCATGATGGTTGGCTGTACTTTCCGAAGAAAACCTTGTTTGGTGACTTATATCTTTACCAGCTATTTTTTGTCGTTCGAAACGAACTACTCATGCAGGGAAATGGGAGTATTTTCACCAATCTGAAAACAGATATTCTGAAGAATCACATGGTTGTTCTACCCTGTATAAAACTGCTGAATGAGATTGAAGACCGATTAGATGCGATGCATCAGAAGTCTTTGTTCTTGCAGCTGGAAACTGAGTTCTTAACGAAACTCCGCGACACCCTCCTCCCCAAACTCCTCTCCGGCCAACTCCACATCCCCGATGCCGATCGGTTGGCAGCGAACTCAGGGGTCGGAGTCGGCTCTGCCGACTCCGACCCCAGGCATGTATCATGA
- a CDS encoding virulence RhuM family protein produces the protein MTELQQPGGEFILYTTEDGQTRVECRFEDETLWLSQALMAELYNRSKKTISEHLMNLFEEGELTAGSVVRNFRTTAADGKSYGVQHYNLEAVLAIGFRVKSLRGTQFRRWANTQLQEYLVKGFVMDDERLKNPPVPGATPVPDYFDELLERIRDIRASERRMYLRVKEIFTLSADYAPSSGDTTQFFRIIQNKLHFAATGQTAAELIHKRTDASKPNMGLTVWKGEIVRKTDVMVAKNYLNEPEIDELNRIVVMWLDYAEDQARRREQVFLRDWLVKLDQFLQFNERGVLPNAGAVSKKQADDKAKREYDAFVERRRELLEDTGAAETLKALEQLTKDKETR, from the coding sequence ATGACGGAACTACAACAACCTGGCGGCGAGTTCATTCTGTACACCACGGAAGACGGTCAAACCCGCGTGGAATGCCGCTTTGAAGACGAAACCCTCTGGTTATCACAAGCCTTGATGGCGGAGCTCTACAACCGATCAAAAAAGACGATCAGCGAACACTTGATGAACCTGTTTGAAGAGGGCGAGTTAACAGCGGGTTCAGTTGTCCGGAATTTCCGGACAACTGCCGCTGACGGGAAATCCTACGGGGTTCAGCATTACAATCTGGAAGCGGTTCTTGCCATCGGATTCCGGGTGAAATCCCTGCGCGGTACCCAGTTCCGCCGTTGGGCCAACACCCAATTGCAAGAGTATCTGGTGAAGGGTTTTGTTATGGATGACGAGCGCCTTAAAAACCCGCCTGTACCGGGTGCCACTCCTGTACCGGACTACTTTGATGAGCTGCTGGAGCGCATCCGCGACATCCGTGCCAGCGAGCGTCGCATGTATCTGCGGGTGAAGGAGATATTTACCCTGTCCGCCGACTATGCTCCCTCATCTGGTGACACGACGCAGTTCTTCCGCATCATCCAGAACAAGCTGCATTTCGCCGCTACCGGCCAGACGGCGGCCGAGTTGATCCACAAGCGCACCGACGCATCAAAACCCAACATGGGGCTCACGGTCTGGAAAGGCGAGATTGTCCGCAAAACGGATGTCATGGTCGCAAAGAATTATCTGAATGAACCGGAGATTGATGAACTCAACCGCATCGTGGTGATGTGGCTGGATTACGCTGAAGATCAAGCACGCCGCCGTGAGCAGGTTTTTCTTCGGGACTGGCTGGTAAAACTCGACCAGTTTCTGCAATTCAATGAACGCGGTGTGCTACCGAACGCAGGCGCGGTCAGTAAGAAGCAGGCCGACGACAAGGCCAAGCGTGAATACGATGCCTTTGTGGAAAGACGCCGGGAGTTGTTGGAAGACACTGGCGCTGCCGAAACCCTAAAGGCTTTGGAGCAACTGACCAAAGACAAAGAGACACGCTGA
- a CDS encoding aminopeptidase yields the protein MRILSSTYRSRERVRTLFSPYLNLPATLLIALLLSGCSSIGYYAQSIQGHLDLLQRTESISDLLANPQTDPLLKQRLQLTETLRDFASQTLKLPENRSYRSYADLQRKAVVWSVVAAPEFSIHPKQWCYPIVGCASYRGYFSKTEAKTYASQLRDEGLDATIVDVPAYSTLGWFDDPLPSTVIHWPETSLAQLIFHELAHQQLYLQGDSAFNEAFATAVAQLGVDQWLRTKQKTTSAWQQQQFRHQEFTALLLQTRNALETLYGMEMTESEMRNRKARLFTQLRQDYQQLKHRWNGLGRYDRWFDKPINNASLAQIATYYRLVPGFLDLFEQQNRDWIAFYQACAKLSRQSETERMAALTDKL from the coding sequence ATGCGTATACTATCGAGCACATACCGGAGTAGAGAGCGAGTTCGAACACTGTTTTCCCCATACTTAAACCTGCCTGCCACGCTGCTGATAGCACTGCTGCTCTCCGGTTGCTCCAGCATTGGGTACTACGCCCAGTCGATCCAGGGACATCTGGATTTGCTGCAGCGCACTGAATCTATCAGCGACCTGCTGGCAAATCCACAGACCGATCCACTGCTGAAGCAAAGGCTTCAGCTGACTGAAACCCTGCGGGACTTTGCCAGCCAAACGCTGAAACTGCCGGAAAACAGGAGTTATCGCAGTTATGCCGATCTGCAACGCAAGGCTGTGGTGTGGAGTGTCGTTGCCGCACCGGAGTTCTCGATTCACCCAAAACAGTGGTGTTACCCAATAGTGGGCTGCGCCAGCTACCGTGGATATTTCAGCAAAACCGAGGCGAAAACCTACGCCAGTCAACTAAGGGACGAAGGGCTGGATGCCACTATCGTAGATGTACCCGCTTATTCAACCCTCGGCTGGTTCGACGATCCATTGCCCAGCACGGTGATCCATTGGCCCGAAACCAGCCTCGCACAACTCATATTCCACGAACTGGCCCATCAGCAACTCTATCTGCAGGGTGACAGCGCCTTCAACGAAGCCTTTGCCACAGCGGTGGCCCAATTAGGCGTGGATCAGTGGCTGCGCACGAAGCAGAAAACCACCTCGGCCTGGCAACAACAGCAGTTTCGGCATCAGGAATTCACAGCCCTCCTGCTGCAGACCCGCAACGCACTGGAAACACTCTATGGAATGGAGATGACGGAATCTGAAATGCGCAACCGCAAGGCCAGGCTGTTCACCCAATTACGCCAGGACTATCAGCAGCTGAAACATCGCTGGAATGGCCTCGGGCGTTACGACCGCTGGTTTGACAAGCCCATCAACAATGCCTCTCTGGCACAAATTGCCACCTATTATCGACTGGTACCCGGCTTTCTCGACCTCTTTGAACAGCAAAACCGGGACTGGATTGCTTTCTATCAGGCCTGCGCCAAGCTCTCCAGACAGTCTGAAACGGAACGCATGGCAGCCCTAACCGACAAACTGTAG
- a CDS encoding D-hexose-6-phosphate mutarotase yields the protein MSVDQLNSEYAIENQLKFVDGEGGFPFIEIDNGKATALISPYAGQVLSFCPAGESQDLLFLSDQAYYQDGKAIKGGIPICWPWFGSDPEGLGRPGHGFVRNRDWSVVSTDATSEGDTRVVLGLVDTEETKAIWPHAFRLNIEITVGNSLTVELVTRNTGEQTFTITQAFHTYFRIGDIARVKVLGLEGLDYLDKTDSGVEKTQAGEITISSEVDRIYMDAPDELVIDDEALSRRIHISSAGSRTAVVWNPWAEISRDMADLGDEDFQRLLCVETANAASETVELPPGSESRVLARYRVSS from the coding sequence ATGAGTGTTGATCAACTGAACAGTGAGTACGCGATCGAGAACCAGCTGAAGTTTGTCGATGGGGAGGGCGGTTTTCCATTTATTGAAATCGACAATGGAAAGGCAACGGCCCTGATCTCTCCCTATGCGGGACAAGTGCTCTCTTTTTGTCCGGCCGGCGAATCCCAGGACCTTCTGTTTCTCAGTGACCAGGCCTACTACCAGGATGGAAAGGCCATCAAAGGCGGCATCCCTATCTGCTGGCCCTGGTTCGGTTCCGATCCTGAAGGTTTGGGCCGGCCCGGTCATGGGTTTGTGCGCAACCGCGACTGGTCGGTAGTGTCTACTGATGCAACCAGCGAAGGTGACACCAGGGTGGTGCTGGGTCTGGTTGATACAGAGGAGACCAAGGCTATCTGGCCCCACGCTTTCAGGCTGAATATCGAGATCACGGTAGGCAACAGTCTGACTGTGGAACTGGTCACCCGCAATACGGGTGAGCAGACATTTACCATCACCCAAGCGTTTCACACCTATTTCAGAATAGGGGATATCGCCAGGGTGAAGGTGCTGGGGTTGGAGGGGCTTGATTACCTGGATAAAACCGACAGTGGCGTGGAAAAGACCCAGGCAGGTGAAATCACTATCTCTTCAGAGGTGGATCGTATCTATATGGATGCTCCAGATGAGCTGGTAATAGACGATGAGGCCCTGAGTCGGCGGATTCACATCAGCAGCGCAGGCAGCCGGACTGCGGTGGTGTGGAACCCGTGGGCGGAAATCTCCAGGGACATGGCCGACCTGGGTGATGAGGATTTTCAGCGCCTGCTGTGCGTGGAAACCGCCAATGCCGCGAGTGAAACCGTCGAGCTTCCGCCGGGTAGTGAGAGCCGGGTGCTTGCCCGCTACCGGGTATCCTCATAA